From one Streptococcus pneumoniae genomic stretch:
- a CDS encoding sensor histidine kinase, with product MKRYSLFVQLVVYVAVTMLFLLGIVGAVYYHTSSSVIRDTTEQSTQNTISQSGQFVQSYLEKLKETTSSLAGNDLVKLYAEDSTAQHEENLRKLFDTILSTDRDLISAVLVTKLGHLVSTDEAVSMKTSSDMMKEAWYQAAIHEHAMPVLTPARQNLSESSDKWVVSITQEVVDEKGENLAVVRLDIAYDTLSRYLDSLQLGEDGFTFIINSNHEFVYHPEKSVYSSSQEMKALEPYIEAQNGYVNQGSVYVYQYQIPQSDWVMIGVASMENLHELQRKIMMSFVGTGLVVLVICLLGIWFILRHWIRPLRDLQETILEIGNGNASLRAKEEGAPELVDLAQQFNRMLDQVDKLMLAVKEEEQNVRKYELQALSSQINPHFLYNTLDTIVWMAEFNNSEKVVDVTKSLAKYFRLALNQGNEQIALKDEIDHVRQYLFIQKQRYGDKLTYEIEEDARFDDFQLPKLVLQPLVENAIYHGIKEIKGQGLVRVSVKEEGESLVVSISDNGRGFIAHDTTENLLVRLGGVGLKNVDQRLHLQFGDNYRMDIDSKQGSYTRISLYFPLSSKQID from the coding sequence ATGAAACGCTATTCTCTGTTTGTCCAGTTAGTCGTCTATGTGGCGGTCACGATGCTATTTCTTCTTGGAATTGTCGGTGCGGTTTATTATCATACTAGCTCAAGTGTGATCCGAGACACGACTGAGCAAAGTACGCAAAATACCATTTCCCAAAGTGGGCAATTCGTCCAGTCCTATTTGGAAAAACTAAAAGAAACAACCAGCAGCCTTGCAGGAAATGACTTGGTCAAGCTCTACGCAGAAGACTCCACTGCTCAACATGAGGAGAATTTGCGCAAGTTGTTTGATACCATTTTATCCACTGACCGAGATTTGATTTCAGCTGTCCTTGTCACAAAATTGGGTCACTTGGTGTCAACGGATGAGGCGGTCAGTATGAAGACCTCTAGCGATATGATGAAGGAAGCCTGGTACCAAGCAGCCATTCATGAACACGCCATGCCTGTCCTGACTCCCGCACGCCAGAACTTATCCGAATCAAGCGACAAGTGGGTCGTTTCTATCACCCAAGAAGTGGTGGATGAAAAGGGAGAGAATCTGGCTGTCGTCCGCCTTGATATTGCCTACGATACCCTATCACGCTACTTAGATAGTCTGCAACTGGGGGAAGATGGCTTTACCTTTATCATCAATAGCAACCATGAATTTGTCTATCATCCAGAAAAGAGTGTCTATTCATCTAGTCAAGAGATGAAAGCCTTAGAGCCATATATTGAAGCGCAGAATGGTTACGTCAATCAAGGATCTGTCTATGTCTATCAGTACCAGATTCCTCAGAGCGATTGGGTGATGATAGGGGTAGCTTCGATGGAAAATCTCCACGAATTGCAACGTAAAATCATGATGTCTTTTGTAGGGACAGGACTGGTAGTGCTCGTCATCTGTCTCTTGGGAATTTGGTTCATCCTGCGCCACTGGATTAGACCCTTGCGGGATTTGCAGGAAACGATTTTGGAGATTGGAAATGGCAATGCGAGCCTTCGTGCCAAAGAAGAAGGAGCGCCTGAATTGGTGGACTTGGCGCAGCAATTTAACCGCATGCTAGATCAGGTAGATAAACTGATGCTTGCCGTCAAGGAAGAAGAGCAAAATGTCCGTAAATACGAGCTTCAAGCCCTCTCTAGTCAAATCAATCCTCACTTCCTTTACAATACCTTAGACACCATCGTTTGGATGGCGGAGTTTAACAATAGTGAGAAAGTGGTGGACGTGACCAAGTCGCTTGCCAAGTATTTTCGCTTGGCGCTCAATCAGGGAAATGAGCAGATTGCTTTGAAAGATGAGATTGACCACGTTCGCCAGTACCTCTTTATCCAGAAGCAGCGCTACGGGGACAAGCTGACCTACGAAATTGAAGAAGATGCGCGTTTTGATGACTTTCAACTGCCCAAGCTCGTCTTGCAGCCCTTGGTTGAAAATGCCATTTACCATGGGATTAAAGAAATCAAAGGTCAGGGCTTGGTGCGCGTGTCAGTCAAGGAAGAAGGAGAGTCACTTGTTGTGTCGATTTCAGACAATGGGCGCGGTTTTATCGCTCATGATACGACAGAAAATCTCTTGGTCAGGCTAGGTGGTGTTGGTCTGAAAAACGTGGATCAGCGTTTGCATTTGCAGTTTGGAGATAATTACCGGATGGATATTGATTCCAAACAAGGTAGCTACACGAGGATTTCCCTATATTTTCCACTGTCTAGCAAACAGATTGATTGA
- a CDS encoding CsbD family protein, giving the protein MSLNLDELAGGLKEQAGKLVGDKKTEVEGAVEKVAAEAKELAEDATEKAKGLVEDAKGAVEGAVEGLKNVFGK; this is encoded by the coding sequence ATGTCTTTAAACTTAGATGAATTAGCAGGCGGATTGAAAGAACAAGCTGGCAAATTGGTTGGCGATAAGAAAACAGAAGTCGAAGGAGCTGTTGAAAAAGTTGCAGCCGAGGCTAAAGAACTAGCAGAAGATGCAACAGAAAAAGCAAAAGGCTTGGTTGAGGATGCTAAAGGTGCCGTAGAAGGCGCAGTTGAAGGTCTTAAAAACGTCTTTGGCAAATAA
- a CDS encoding DUF5590 domain-containing protein, with amino-acid sequence MVLSVLAFSFLYVLETAMSPYRLEKDSGKAIAQKYADLTEVDSFDFFHGKDSYDSFLGKNSKGEKIAVLIQKKNGKIYVYDLDKGISQEDAKTIAKENGANEIDKVTFGYFKDQPIWEVKSSQTYYAITFEGGQLLGKEGI; translated from the coding sequence TTGGTCTTATCTGTACTAGCTTTTTCATTTTTGTATGTCTTAGAAACAGCGATGAGTCCCTATCGTTTAGAGAAAGATTCTGGCAAGGCGATTGCTCAAAAGTATGCAGATTTAACGGAAGTTGACAGTTTTGATTTTTTTCATGGAAAGGACTCCTATGATAGCTTTCTAGGTAAGAATAGCAAGGGAGAAAAAATAGCTGTCTTGATTCAAAAAAAGAATGGCAAAATCTATGTCTATGACTTGGACAAGGGGATTTCTCAAGAAGACGCAAAAACCATTGCTAAAGAAAATGGAGCTAATGAGATTGACAAAGTAACCTTTGGCTATTTTAAGGATCAGCCGATTTGGGAAGTCAAATCTAGCCAGACCTACTATGCTATTACTTTTGAAGGTGGGCAGTTGCTCGGCAAGGAGGGAATATGA
- a CDS encoding pyridoxal phosphate-dependent aminotransferase codes for MKLSKRVLEMEESVTLAAGARAKELKAQGKDILSLTLGEPDFTTPDNIQEAAISAIRDGRASFYTVASGLPELKAAISDYFEKFYGYAVAPNQVTVATGAKFSLYTFFMSVINPLDEVIIPTPYWVSYADQIKMAEGVPVFVQATEANDFKVTVDQLEAVRTDKTKVLVLNSPSNPTGMIYSKDELLAIGNWAVQHDILILADDIYGRLVYNGHTFTPISSLSEAIRKQTVVINGVSKTYAMTGWRIGYAVGEAEIISAMSKIAGQTTSNPTAAAQYAAIEALSGEQDTVERMRQAFEERLNTIYPLLAEVPGFEVVKPQGAFYLFPNVKRAMEMKGFTDVTDFTTAILEEAGVALVTGAGFGAPENVRLSYATDLDTLKEAVKRLKTFMEND; via the coding sequence ATGAAGTTATCAAAACGAGTACTTGAAATGGAAGAAAGTGTGACCCTGGCTGCGGGAGCGCGTGCCAAGGAATTAAAGGCACAAGGCAAGGATATTTTGTCCTTAACCTTGGGCGAGCCTGACTTTACCACGCCAGACAATATCCAAGAAGCAGCTATTTCTGCTATCAGAGACGGTCGTGCCAGCTTTTACACAGTAGCAAGTGGGCTTCCAGAATTGAAAGCAGCGATTAGTGACTACTTTGAGAAATTTTACGGCTATGCAGTCGCTCCTAATCAAGTGACGGTGGCAACAGGGGCAAAATTCTCCCTCTACACCTTTTTCATGAGTGTCATCAATCCCCTTGATGAGGTGATTATTCCCACTCCTTACTGGGTCAGCTACGCCGACCAAATCAAAATGGCAGAAGGTGTGCCAGTCTTTGTTCAGGCAACAGAAGCCAATGACTTCAAGGTGACGGTGGACCAGTTAGAAGCTGTGCGTACCGACAAGACCAAGGTCCTCGTGCTCAATTCACCGTCGAATCCGACTGGAATGATCTACAGCAAGGACGAGCTCCTCGCAATCGGAAATTGGGCTGTTCAGCACGATATTCTGATTTTGGCAGATGATATTTATGGACGCTTAGTCTATAATGGTCATACTTTCACACCGATTTCAAGCCTGTCTGAAGCTATTCGCAAGCAGACGGTGGTCATCAATGGTGTGTCTAAGACCTATGCCATGACGGGTTGGCGGATTGGCTATGCAGTCGGTGAAGCAGAGATTATTTCTGCCATGAGTAAGATTGCAGGCCAGACGACGTCGAATCCGACAGCAGCAGCTCAATATGCAGCCATTGAAGCGCTTAGCGGCGAGCAAGATACGGTAGAGCGCATGCGCCAAGCCTTTGAAGAAAGGCTCAATACTATTTATCCTTTGCTTGCAGAAGTGCCAGGATTTGAAGTTGTCAAACCGCAAGGTGCCTTCTACCTCTTCCCAAATGTCAAAAGAGCCATGGAAATGAAAGGCTTTACGGATGTAACTGACTTTACCACGGCCATCTTGGAAGAAGCAGGGGTTGCCCTGGTGACAGGTGCAGGATTTGGTGCACCAGAAAATGTCCGTCTCAGCTATGCGACAGATCTTGATACCTTAAAAGAAGCCGTTAAACGCCTGAAAACCTTTATGGAAAATGATTGA
- a CDS encoding VOC family protein, whose amino-acid sequence MIDHFSIRVKDLQASKIFYTKTLAPLGYEIRFDNAHAVSFGEAENTDPGGDFWLEKGQQVPMHFAFHAKTHREVDLFYQAGLAAGARDNGMPGLRPHYHSNYYAVFLIDPDGNNIEAVCHSQNK is encoded by the coding sequence ATGATTGACCATTTTAGTATTCGAGTCAAGGATCTGCAAGCCTCAAAAATATTTTATACAAAAACGCTCGCTCCCCTCGGCTATGAAATCCGATTTGATAATGCCCATGCCGTGAGTTTTGGAGAGGCAGAGAATACGGATCCCGGTGGCGATTTCTGGCTAGAAAAGGGGCAACAAGTTCCCATGCATTTTGCATTTCATGCCAAAACACATAGAGAAGTGGACTTGTTTTATCAGGCTGGTTTAGCAGCTGGAGCTAGGGACAATGGAATGCCAGGTTTGAGACCACACTACCATAGCAATTATTATGCTGTTTTTTTGATAGATCCAGACGGTAATAACATTGAAGCTGTCTGCCATTCTCAAAACAAATAG
- the asnS gene encoding asparagine--tRNA ligase, which produces MSKDLVSIIDVKDHVGEKVTIGAWVANKSGKGKLAFLQLRDGTAFFQAVAFKPNFIESFGEEEGTAKFDTVKRLSQETSVLVTGIVKEDERSKFGYELDITDLEVVGESKDYPITPKEHGTDFLMDNRHLWLRSRKQMAIMQIRNAIIYATYEFFDQNGFIKFDSPILSGNAAEDSTELFETDYFGTPAYLSQSGQLYLEAGAMALGRVFDFGPVFRAEKSKTRRHLTEFWMMDAEYSFLSHEESLDLQEAYVKALIQGVLDRAPQALETLERDTDLLKKYIAEPFKRVSYDDAISLLQEHEADEDTDYEHLEHGDDFGSPHETWISNYFGVPTFVVNYPASFKAFYMKPVPGNPERVLCADLLAPEGYGEIIGGSVREDDYDALVAKMDALEMDKSEYEFYLDLRKYGSVPHAGFGIGIERMVTFVAGTKHIREAIPFPRMLHRIKP; this is translated from the coding sequence ATGTCTAAAGATTTAGTATCCATTATTGATGTCAAAGACCATGTTGGGGAAAAAGTGACCATTGGCGCTTGGGTTGCCAACAAATCAGGTAAAGGAAAACTTGCCTTCTTGCAACTCCGTGACGGAACTGCCTTTTTCCAAGCCGTTGCCTTTAAGCCAAACTTCATCGAAAGCTTTGGTGAAGAAGAAGGAACAGCCAAGTTTGATACAGTGAAACGCCTCAGCCAAGAAACATCTGTTCTTGTGACAGGGATTGTCAAGGAAGATGAGCGTTCAAAATTCGGCTATGAATTAGATATTACAGACCTTGAAGTGGTCGGTGAATCAAAAGATTACCCAATTACACCGAAAGAACACGGAACTGACTTCCTCATGGACAACCGTCATTTGTGGTTGCGTTCCCGCAAGCAAATGGCCATTATGCAAATCCGCAATGCCATTATCTATGCGACCTATGAATTCTTTGACCAAAATGGCTTCATCAAGTTTGATAGCCCAATCTTATCTGGAAATGCAGCAGAGGATTCCACAGAACTCTTTGAAACAGACTATTTTGGCACTCCTGCCTACTTGAGCCAATCAGGCCAGTTGTACTTGGAAGCAGGTGCCATGGCTCTTGGTCGTGTCTTTGACTTCGGACCAGTATTCCGTGCGGAAAAATCAAAAACCCGTCGCCACTTGACCGAGTTCTGGATGATGGACGCTGAGTATTCTTTCTTGTCACACGAAGAGTCGCTTGACTTGCAAGAAGCCTATGTTAAGGCGCTTATCCAAGGCGTCCTAGACCGTGCACCACAGGCGCTTGAGACCTTGGAACGCGATACTGACCTCTTGAAGAAATACATTGCAGAGCCGTTCAAACGTGTCTCTTATGATGATGCGATTAGCCTCCTTCAAGAGCATGAAGCAGATGAAGATACAGACTACGAACACTTGGAGCATGGGGATGACTTTGGTTCACCGCATGAAACATGGATTTCAAACTACTTTGGTGTGCCGACCTTTGTCGTGAACTACCCAGCTAGCTTCAAGGCTTTCTACATGAAACCAGTCCCTGGTAATCCAGAACGCGTGCTTTGTGCGGATCTTCTTGCACCAGAAGGCTACGGAGAAATCATCGGAGGATCTGTTCGTGAGGATGACTACGATGCCCTTGTAGCCAAAATGGATGCCCTTGAAATGGACAAGTCAGAGTATGAATTCTACCTTGACCTACGTAAATATGGATCTGTACCGCATGCAGGATTTGGAATTGGTATCGAGCGTATGGTGACTTTCGTCGCTGGAACCAAGCACATCCGTGAAGCTATTCCATTCCCACGTATGTTGCACCGTATTAAACCGTAA
- a CDS encoding TlpA disulfide reductase family protein encodes MKKIIVCMGLSLSLFALAACGKTQKETSPEAPAVQQIVGKEAPTFTIKDKEGKGVSLADFKGKKVYINLWASWCGPCKQEIPELEKVYQANKDKEDLVFLSVVSSAEKEFENERPAEQEKEKILEVADELGITYPVLFDTKDQVFTSYQVRAFPTHVFINSDGEIQQTVMGGMTEKTLQEQLDNLK; translated from the coding sequence ATGAAAAAAATCATCGTTTGTATGGGTTTGAGTTTGTCTTTATTTGCACTTGCCGCTTGTGGAAAGACTCAGAAAGAAACAAGCCCAGAAGCACCAGCCGTACAACAAATCGTTGGTAAAGAAGCGCCCACCTTTACGATCAAGGATAAAGAAGGAAAGGGCGTATCTTTGGCTGATTTTAAGGGCAAAAAAGTGTATATTAATCTTTGGGCTAGTTGGTGCGGTCCGTGTAAACAGGAAATTCCTGAGCTTGAAAAGGTGTATCAAGCCAATAAAGACAAGGAAGATTTGGTTTTCTTATCCGTTGTTTCCTCTGCTGAAAAAGAGTTTGAAAATGAGCGACCAGCTGAGCAGGAAAAGGAAAAGATACTGGAAGTAGCAGATGAGCTAGGTATCACCTATCCTGTCTTATTTGATACTAAGGATCAAGTCTTTACATCCTATCAAGTCAGAGCCTTTCCAACCCATGTTTTTATCAATAGTGATGGAGAGATTCAACAAACGGTCATGGGAGGGATGACAGAAAAGACTCTTCAAGAACAGTTGGATAATTTGAAATAA
- a CDS encoding MFS transporter: MFTSSYRKNIKVLYTVEFFSFFGITTFWVLFLSQHGMSLLEIGLLESMFHGTSLLSEIPSGMLADRFSYKLNLLLGRLFAIVSCVLMICGQGHFWLYALAMTINAWAYNFDSGTSSALLYDSAVQAGLKDRYLTFSSVISGVAEATMSLGAIVAGFFVHGHLEVTYFIMIIYSLCAMMLISLLKEPNAKSQIEERITMVSIVQTVVKEFKTNPALLLWLLVGQIMCAMMCMFYFYYQNQLPNLSSWQIAVFMTIGSGLNIGATYLASQVGKKWSSFKLFPWIVGLTGLLYGAVLFHQAQVYMLVYLLTNALYALYMPIVSNDIQQYLPSSVRATMLSVNAMFFSLSMIVLFPLTGWLIDQIGFISTFLALGIFLMVSAFILVFLLVDIQRRLQQN, from the coding sequence ATGTTTACATCCAGTTATCGAAAGAATATCAAGGTTCTCTACACTGTTGAATTTTTTTCCTTTTTTGGGATTACGACCTTCTGGGTCTTGTTTTTAAGTCAACATGGCATGAGTTTGTTAGAAATTGGTCTTTTGGAGAGTATGTTTCATGGGACCAGTCTTTTGTCTGAGATTCCGTCTGGAATGCTGGCTGATCGATTTTCCTATAAGCTTAATCTCTTGCTTGGAAGATTGTTTGCGATTGTGTCGTGTGTTTTGATGATTTGTGGTCAGGGGCATTTTTGGCTGTATGCCCTTGCTATGACCATAAATGCATGGGCTTATAATTTTGATTCGGGAACGAGTAGTGCTCTGCTGTATGATTCAGCTGTGCAGGCGGGTCTTAAGGATCGCTATCTGACATTTTCCAGTGTGATTTCAGGGGTGGCAGAAGCGACCATGTCTTTAGGGGCAATCGTGGCAGGATTTTTTGTTCATGGGCATTTGGAAGTGACCTATTTCATCATGATTATCTACTCCTTGTGTGCCATGATGTTGATTAGTCTGCTTAAAGAACCTAATGCAAAGTCGCAGATAGAGGAGCGTATCACGATGGTTAGCATTGTGCAGACAGTGGTAAAGGAATTTAAAACCAATCCTGCTTTGCTCTTGTGGCTATTGGTTGGTCAGATCATGTGTGCCATGATGTGCATGTTTTATTTTTACTACCAAAATCAATTACCGAATTTGAGCAGTTGGCAGATTGCAGTGTTTATGACTATTGGTAGTGGTCTGAATATTGGAGCGACTTATCTCGCTAGTCAAGTAGGTAAGAAATGGTCCTCTTTTAAGTTGTTCCCTTGGATTGTTGGTCTGACAGGTTTGCTTTATGGAGCGGTGTTGTTTCATCAAGCACAAGTCTATATGTTGGTTTATTTATTGACCAATGCCCTGTACGCTCTTTACATGCCGATTGTGTCGAATGATATTCAACAGTATCTACCAAGTTCAGTTCGAGCGACCATGCTGAGTGTTAATGCTATGTTTTTTAGCCTGAGTATGATTGTGCTCTTTCCCTTGACAGGCTGGTTGATTGACCAAATAGGCTTTATTTCTACCTTTCTTGCTTTAGGTATTTTCTTAATGGTTTCAGCCTTTATACTCGTTTTTTTGCTTGTAGATATTCAAAGGAGATTACAGCAAAACTAA
- a CDS encoding polysaccharide deacetylase family protein translates to MKKGLLVMINLVLVIMMAGVAYLLYQKWQDYSYTSSIEKLLTKMDKEYETEDVTKHRGLVGSRYVTAYYPKANGGEIGLIKEQMNTIIQTLPQGEAPKTSLTGLNFYYAELGDGPFKDSRKVVLKSKVFPLSKEVGKVQEEEYGSLLLNANQEIFRLNQLFSDPFLAKSHLLEQIKKDLGNQQTEGSLLEENLLALDETPLENWNYRYQSGRFEIDLPKGGTAQVAMESLYDVMDTNYLQGEELAAYQAYQEKKERKLVALTFDDGPSPATTPKALDILAKYNAKATFYMLGKNVAGNEDLIKRVKAAGHEIGNHSWDHPQLPTLPLEMAVQQITDTQAVLKEVLGEAPRTMRPPYGAISQDIQNASDVSFMMWDIDTLDWKSHNTEAIMNEVHKTQPGSVILMHDIHQTTIDALPSVLEYLKQNGYTFVTVSELFEGNLQPHHCYYSAYQQ, encoded by the coding sequence GTGAAAAAAGGACTATTAGTGATGATCAATCTGGTCTTAGTGATCATGATGGCAGGAGTAGCTTATCTACTGTATCAGAAATGGCAGGATTACAGCTATACAAGCTCTATTGAGAAGCTTCTAACGAAGATGGACAAAGAGTATGAGACAGAGGATGTTACCAAGCATAGAGGACTGGTGGGGAGTCGGTATGTGACTGCTTATTACCCAAAAGCAAATGGAGGAGAGATCGGTCTCATCAAGGAACAGATGAACACCATCATTCAAACTCTGCCTCAAGGAGAAGCGCCAAAGACGTCACTAACGGGGTTGAATTTCTATTATGCTGAGCTAGGAGATGGGCCTTTTAAGGACAGCCGAAAAGTAGTGTTGAAGTCCAAAGTTTTCCCCCTTTCTAAGGAAGTAGGGAAAGTCCAAGAGGAAGAGTATGGTAGTCTTTTATTAAATGCTAACCAAGAGATTTTTCGTCTGAATCAGCTGTTTTCTGATCCGTTTCTTGCGAAATCCCATCTTTTAGAGCAGATAAAAAAAGATTTAGGTAATCAACAGACTGAGGGAAGCCTGCTGGAAGAGAACCTACTTGCTCTTGATGAAACGCCGCTAGAAAACTGGAATTATCGTTATCAATCTGGTCGATTTGAGATAGACTTGCCAAAAGGTGGGACTGCTCAAGTTGCGATGGAGAGTCTATATGATGTTATGGATACCAATTATTTGCAAGGCGAGGAACTAGCAGCTTACCAGGCTTATCAAGAAAAGAAAGAGAGAAAGCTCGTTGCGCTAACCTTTGATGATGGTCCAAGTCCAGCAACAACACCGAAAGCCTTAGATATTCTTGCCAAATACAATGCCAAAGCTACGTTTTACATGCTCGGTAAAAATGTTGCAGGAAATGAAGACTTGATAAAACGTGTTAAAGCGGCAGGGCATGAGATTGGCAATCACAGTTGGGATCACCCACAGTTGCCGACTCTGCCTTTGGAGATGGCTGTTCAACAAATTACAGATACGCAGGCTGTTTTAAAAGAGGTTCTTGGAGAAGCACCTCGAACGATGCGTCCGCCTTATGGAGCAATTAGTCAAGATATTCAAAATGCGTCAGATGTGTCTTTTATGATGTGGGATATTGATACACTGGATTGGAAGTCTCACAATACAGAAGCGATTATGAATGAAGTGCATAAGACACAGCCAGGGTCGGTCATTCTCATGCATGATATTCACCAAACGACGATTGACGCTCTGCCGTCTGTCCTAGAATACCTAAAACAAAATGGCTATACATTTGTCACAGTGAGTGAGTTATTCGAAGGAAATTTACAACCACATCATTGCTATTATAGCGCTTATCAACAATAG
- a CDS encoding DEAD/DEAH box helicase produces MKTTLPASWQNQLEQAGFTSFTPIQEQMFEPIRTGETVLGISPTGTGKTLAYLLPSLLTLKPKKAQQLLILAPNTELAGQIFDVCKTWAELIDLQAQLFLSGSSQKRQIERLKKGPEILIGTPGRIFELIKLKKIKMMNVNTIILDEFDQLLSDSQYPFVDKICRYAPRDHQLIYMSATSQVDPDKLAPSTRTIAVDKMELTNIQHFYLEVDKREKVDLLRKLAHVEDFRGLVFFNSLSDLGSAEEKLQYRGIEAVSLASDVNVKFRKVILEKFKDHALTLLLATDLVARGIDIEALECVVNYEVPRDKETYTHRVGRTGRMGRDGFVITLISHPEELKLLKKYASVRPMFLKNQQLYVD; encoded by the coding sequence ATGAAAACAACACTTCCCGCTAGTTGGCAAAACCAGCTAGAACAAGCTGGCTTTACCAGCTTTACCCCTATTCAAGAACAGATGTTTGAGCCGATTCGGACAGGAGAAACCGTCCTTGGAATCAGCCCGACAGGAACTGGTAAAACCCTAGCCTATCTGCTCCCTAGTCTTTTGACACTCAAGCCCAAAAAAGCTCAGCAATTACTGATTTTAGCTCCCAATACGGAACTGGCTGGGCAAATCTTTGACGTCTGCAAGACCTGGGCAGAACTCATCGACCTTCAAGCGCAGCTATTTCTCTCTGGCTCTAGTCAAAAACGGCAGATTGAACGCTTGAAAAAAGGACCTGAAATCCTGATTGGCACTCCGGGTCGGATTTTTGAGCTGATTAAACTCAAGAAAATCAAGATGATGAATGTCAATACCATTATCCTCGATGAATTTGACCAATTGCTCAGCGATTCTCAATATCCTTTTGTCGATAAGATTTGTCGCTATGCGCCACGCGATCATCAGTTGATTTACATGAGTGCGACCAGCCAAGTGGACCCAGATAAACTAGCCCCAAGTACTCGCACTATTGCCGTCGACAAGATGGAGCTAACCAACATCCAACACTTTTATCTCGAAGTGGACAAACGAGAAAAGGTTGATCTCCTTCGTAAACTCGCTCATGTCGAAGATTTCCGTGGTCTCGTATTTTTCAACTCCCTGTCTGACCTAGGAAGTGCTGAGGAGAAATTGCAGTACCGCGGTATCGAGGCTGTTTCTCTTGCCAGCGATGTCAATGTCAAATTCCGCAAGGTCATCTTGGAAAAATTCAAAGACCATGCCCTCACTCTACTTCTTGCAACTGACTTGGTCGCACGCGGCATCGATATCGAAGCTCTCGAATGCGTCGTCAACTACGAAGTACCACGGGATAAGGAAACCTATACCCACCGCGTAGGACGGACTGGACGCATGGGACGAGACGGCTTCGTCATCACTCTGATTAGCCACCCAGAAGAGCTTAAACTGCTTAAAAAATACGCCTCTGTGCGACCAATGTTTCTCAAAAATCAACAATTATATGTAGACTAA
- a CDS encoding Gfo/Idh/MocA family oxidoreductase has translation MLQLGIIGTGAIAHHFIAAAHKTKKYQLSAVYSRTMESAENFAQEYEQDVALYTDMGEFLASPIEILYIASPNSLHYGQAKAALLAKKHVIIEKPAVTQPEEWTDLVETAKEQEVFVFEAARNYHEDAFTVIADFLADKDVWGAHFSYAKYSSKMPDLLAQKTPNAFSSQFAGGALMDLGIYPVYASVRLFGAPINAHYLAHQLPNSVDLNGSGQLIYPDFQVTIQTGKDINSSLPAEIYTDQGTLVLDTIEHVSSAIFHPLKGETEALLITQAPHTMLEEVERFAEMITSPQPDLYEKWLDAAQAVHNTLYRMRQTAHIHFEGDVNENNTSR, from the coding sequence ATGTTACAACTAGGCATTATCGGAACAGGAGCTATTGCGCATCATTTTATCGCAGCAGCTCACAAAACAAAAAAATATCAACTCTCAGCCGTCTATTCACGGACCATGGAAAGTGCTGAAAACTTCGCACAAGAGTACGAACAAGACGTCGCACTCTATACAGATATGGGAGAATTTCTAGCTAGCCCTATCGAAATTCTTTATATCGCAAGCCCTAACTCCCTCCACTACGGACAAGCAAAAGCTGCACTTCTTGCGAAGAAACACGTCATCATCGAAAAACCAGCGGTCACACAACCAGAAGAATGGACTGATTTGGTGGAAACAGCAAAAGAACAAGAAGTTTTTGTCTTTGAAGCAGCTCGCAATTACCACGAAGATGCTTTTACCGTCATTGCTGATTTTTTAGCGGACAAGGATGTTTGGGGCGCACATTTTAGCTATGCCAAGTATTCGTCAAAAATGCCTGACCTCCTCGCTCAAAAAACACCAAATGCCTTTTCAAGTCAATTCGCAGGCGGTGCCCTCATGGACTTGGGCATCTATCCTGTATATGCCAGCGTTCGCCTTTTTGGTGCGCCAATCAATGCCCACTACCTAGCGCATCAACTGCCAAATAGTGTGGATTTGAATGGCTCTGGTCAATTGATCTATCCTGACTTCCAAGTGACCATTCAGACAGGAAAAGATATCAACAGCTCGCTCCCAGCAGAAATCTATACAGACCAAGGTACCCTTGTCCTCGACACAATCGAGCATGTCAGCTCTGCTATCTTCCACCCGCTAAAAGGAGAAACTGAGGCGCTCCTCATCACGCAGGCACCACATACTATGCTAGAAGAGGTAGAACGATTTGCGGAGATGATTACAAGCCCGCAACCTGACCTCTATGAAAAGTGGTTAGATGCTGCGCAGGCAGTCCACAACACGCTTTACCGCATGCGGCAGACTGCCCATATCCATTTTGAAGGAGATGTGAATGAAAACAACACTTCCCGCTAG